The nucleotide window AACTTGCGCGGAGGCTAGGCGCGGCGGCGGCCGGGGATCGACGCGACAAGTTCGCGCGTGTAGTCCTCAGCCGGAGCGGAGAGCACCGCGGCGGCGTCGCCCTGCTCGATGACGCGGCCGGTGCGCATCACGGCGACCCGGTCGGACACCTGCCGGATGACACCGAGGTCGTGCGAGATGAACAAGTAGCTCAGGCCGAACTCCACCTGCAGGTCAACGAGCAGCTGCAGGATCTGCTCCTGCACCGACACGTCCAGCGCCGACACCGGCTCGTCCAGTACCAGCAGTTCGGGGCCGAGCGCGAGCGCCCTGGCGATGGCGACCCGCTGGCGCTGACCGCCGGAGAGCTGGGCGGGGCGCCGGTCGGACAGGGCCGGGTCGAGGCGCACCGCGGAGAGCAGCTCGCGCACCGCCCCGGCGCGCTGCGGCCGGGTGCCGACCTTGAACGCCCGCAGGGGTTCGTCGATGAGGCGTTCCACCGACATGGTGGGGTCGAGCGAGCCGAACGGGTTCTGGTAGACCACCTGGATGCGCCGGCGCAGCTGGCGCAGCTCCTCACCGGCCACGGTGCTGATGTCCTGGCCGTCGAAGCGGATGCGGCCGGAGTCCGCAGGCGTGCTTCGGGCGGCGATGCGTGCCGTGGTGGTCTTGCCCGAGCCGGACTCGCCGACGATCGCGAAGGTGCTGCCGCGGGGAACCGTGAACGAGACCTTGTCGACGGCCGTGAGGGTCTTCGGCCCGCCGGCGGGCTGGCGCAGCGTGTAGGTCTTGGTCAACTCGTCCACAACGAGGATGTCGGCCGCGCTAGTGGCGGCGGCCGACGCGCGGAACGCCAGGGTGAGCCTGTCGCGCGCTGCGGCGCCGGCGTCGCCCAGTGCGTTCATCGGGCTCGGGGTCAGGCGACCGCTGGTGAGGCCGGGTGCGGCCGCGACCAGTTCCCGCGTGTACGGGTGCGCGGGGGTGCCGAGCACATCGGCCGGGGTGCCCTGCTCGACGATGCGGCCGGCCTGCATGACCAGGATGTGGTCGGCCCGGTCGGCCGCGATCGCGAGGTCGTGGGTGACCAGGATCACCGCAGTGCCCTGCTCCCGCGCCAGCGTTTCGAGGCGGTCGAGCACGTGTCGTTGCACGGTCACGTCGAGGGCG belongs to Cryobacterium sp. SO2 and includes:
- a CDS encoding ABC transporter ATP-binding protein, whose translation is MNHSAPGEALLRVTDLQIDYDTRSGRTHAVRGVDFAVAPGAIVAVVGESGSGKSTISQALVRRLPDGGRTVAGSISFDNRELVTMPERSLRRIRGADIGFVPQDPSNSLNPLMKVGEQIAESLRLHRGLNRADAATAAVRILDEVGIPDAAGRAGQYPHELSGGMRQRVLIGVAWSCSPRLVIADEPTSALDVTVQRHVLDRLETLAREQGTAVILVTHDLAIAADRADHILVMQAGRIVEQGTPADVLGTPAHPYTRELVAAAPGLTSGRLTPSPMNALGDAGAAARDRLTLAFRASAAATSAADILVVDELTKTYTLRQPAGGPKTLTAVDKVSFTVPRGSTFAIVGESGSGKTTTARIAARSTPADSGRIRFDGQDISTVAGEELRQLRRRIQVVYQNPFGSLDPTMSVERLIDEPLRAFKVGTRPQRAGAVRELLSAVRLDPALSDRRPAQLSGGQRQRVAIARALALGPELLVLDEPVSALDVSVQEQILQLLVDLQVEFGLSYLFISHDLGVIRQVSDRVAVMRTGRVIEQGDAAAVLSAPAEDYTRELVASIPGRRRA